From a single Pochonia chlamydosporia 170 chromosome Unknown PCv3seq00010, whole genome shotgun sequence genomic region:
- a CDS encoding arylsulfotransferase protein (similar to Neofusicoccum parvum UCRNP2 XP_007582029.1), protein MRRSYDGAGLAATVATVLHVLNLLISLYAGAANAEQPVYMSSEGYDEGRFGKYPVQKFKSVELIAPRPNIVRQDSRCSKDLMTFLSPRGYVEQATHPQATILDHNGHLIWTSGWDKKQIYNLMTQQYKGHNYITFWAGNDAVGGHGAGSYYMLDETYNMTRRLHAANGLKGDLHEFRFTPQGTALITVYDVQEVDLSTLGKKSGPIWDCLIQEIDIETGDLVFEWRASQHLNIADTYRRIGGEGEPGGAPFDWFHINSIDKDVQGNYLISSRYFNSVFYIDGKTGSVIWTMGGKGNKFKDLSGGKATNFAFQHDARWDNNYQEITLFDNSHDGGPLANAHPRGMRLRVDQVLMTVELITEYKNPTHVPAASQGSLQNLPNGNVLIGYGYSGLFTEFTREGKVLCETHYGPQSRYGTGDVQSYRVFKFNWRASPETDPDLAISQDGAMVWRAYASWNGATDVSAWVLQGTDSPNAGKWKVIEKKSRSGFETDFLLEADHPDYIRVVAVDSKGNTLGSSQPANATKVAITYKIDRPKASIEYENTWTWFTGVATGFGLVVFALALRPAIKACFTCRRRTAQYSLLPTDEDKAATSKGIHLTQF, encoded by the exons ATGAGACGATCCTATGACGGTGCAGGCCTAGCAGCCACAGTAGCCACTGTTCTTCATGTCCTTAACCTTCTCATATCCCTATACGCTGGTGCTGCCAATGCTGAACAGCCTGTGTACATGTCGTCGGAAGGTTACGATGAAGGTCGGTTTGGCAAATACCCGGTTCAAAAATTCAAGTCTGTGGAACTTATCGCGCCTCGACCAAACATTGTCCGTCAGGATAGTCGATGCTCAAAAGATTTGATGACTTTCCTTTCTCCTCGTGGCTATGTTGAGCAAGCAACTCATCCTCAAGCAACCATTCTGGACCACAATGGCCATTTGATTTGGACTTCAGGGTGGGACAAGAAACAAATTTACAACCTCATGACGCAGCAATACAAGGGCCACAACTATATTACCTTTTGGGCAGGTAACGACGCCGTAGGCGGTCACGGCGCAGGTTCTTATTACATG TTGGATGAAACGTACAATATGACGCGGCGCTTGCATGCGGCCAATGGCCTCAAAGGTGACTTGCATGAATTTCGGTTTACGCCGCAAGGCACAGCTCTTATCACTGTATACGATGTTCAAGAGGTAGACCTATCCACCCTCGGCAAGAAATCAGGACCCATTTGGGACTGTCTTATTCAAGAAATTGACATCGAGACTGGTGACCTGGTATTTGAGTGGCGAGCAAGTCAGCATCTGAACATCGCAGACACATACCGGCGTATTGGCGGCGAAGGCGAACCCGGCGGTGCCCCTTTTGACTGGttccatatcaacagcataGACAAGGATGTGCAAGGAAACTACCTCATTTCCAGCCGATACTTCAACAGCGTTTTCTACATCGACGGGAAAACGGGGAGCGTCATTTGGACGATGGGAGGCAAAGGAAACAAATTCAAGGATCTCTCCGGTGGCAAAGCAACGAATTTTGCATTTCAGCACGACGCTCGATGGGACAATAACTATCAGGAGATTACCCTCTTTGATAACAGTCACGACGGTGGACCTTTGGCAAATGCCCATCCCAGAGGCATGCGTCTCCGTGTGGACCAAGTTCTCATGACGGTCGAGCTTATCACCGAGTACAAGAACCCAACCCATGTCCCTGCAGCTTCACAGGGCTCACTACAAAATCTCCCCAATGGAAATGTGCTCATAGGTTACGGCTACAGCGGCCTGTTCACCGAGTTCACGCGCGAGGGTAAGGTCTTGTGCGAGACGCACTACGGTCCACAGAGTCGATATGGCACGGGCGATGTGCAGTCGTACCGTGTTTTCAAGTTCAACTGGCGGGCATCCCCAGAGACTGATCCTGACCTGGCCATCTCTCAGGACGGTGCAATGGTGTGGAGGGCTTATGCCAGCTGGAATGGTGCAACCGATGTTTCTGCTTGGGTGCTTCAGGGCACAGATAGTCCCAACGCCGGAAAGTGGAAGGTCATTGAGAAAAAGAGCAGGTCGGGGTTTGAGACAGACTTTTTATTGGAAGCCGATCACCCAGACTACATTAGAGTTGTGGCCGTGGACTCGAAAGGAAACACGCTCGGATCCAGTCAACCAGCCAATGCTACTAAGGTGGCGATT ACCTACAAGATTGACCGACCCAAAGCATCAATCGAGTATGAAAATACATGGACATGGTTCACAGGTGTTGCTACAGGCTTTGGACTTGTGGTATTTGCTTTGGCTCTTCGACCTGCGATCAAGGCTTGCTTTACATGTCGTCGACGAACAGCCCAGTACAGCTTACTGCCGACCGATGAAGACAAGGCGGCGACTTCAAAGGGCATCCATTTGACGCAGTTTTGA